In the genome of Pseudobdellovibrionaceae bacterium, one region contains:
- a CDS encoding mobile mystery protein B: MSNFQIDDPEGATPLDPDEVDGLKLDFIDTQAELNIFEKKNIVAATKWVLSRRDRDCLNVSFCMGLHKRMFGEVWTWAGQQRQTNKNIGVDSSQIAMQLQNLFQNTTYWIEHKTYNMDEICVRFHHKLVFIHAFPNGNGRHARLMTEVLQNKYNQKPFTWGSKEGSYKSDQEIRSAYIVALRAADDGDCKLLLEFCRK, translated from the coding sequence TTGAGTAATTTTCAAATTGATGATCCAGAAGGGGCAACTCCTTTAGATCCAGATGAAGTAGATGGTTTAAAGTTAGACTTTATTGATACCCAAGCTGAGTTAAATATTTTTGAGAAGAAAAATATTGTTGCAGCCACAAAATGGGTTTTGAGCCGACGAGATCGAGACTGTTTAAATGTTTCTTTCTGTATGGGTTTGCATAAAAGAATGTTTGGTGAGGTTTGGACGTGGGCAGGACAACAAAGACAAACTAATAAAAACATTGGAGTAGATTCATCGCAAATTGCAATGCAGCTTCAAAATTTATTTCAAAATACCACCTATTGGATTGAGCATAAAACTTATAATATGGATGAAATTTGTGTCAGGTTTCATCACAAGTTAGTTTTTATTCATGCTTTTCCAAATGGTAATGGTCGACATGCACGTCTTATGACGGAAGTTTTGCAGAATAAGTATAATCAAAAGCCTTTCACATGGGGAAGTAAAGAGGGCTCTTACAAGTCAGATCAAGAGATTCGTAGCGCGTATATTGTAGCCCTTAGGGCCGCAGATGATGGAGACTGTAAGCTTTTACTAGAATTCTGTAGAAAATAG
- a CDS encoding mobile mystery protein A has product MKTNKKDLELNRSILDQRLKAVELKQLKAPPSGWVRAIRNALGMSSRQLAQLLGVSMSSIIQLEKREPKKNVTLEMLERVADKMECKLVYAFVPKDGYANLEDIIDRKAEEVAREILNNVEHSMRLELQGTKNSQKELEKLKQELKQKMDPRIWGLVNNK; this is encoded by the coding sequence ATGAAAACGAATAAAAAAGACTTAGAGCTAAATAGAAGCATTTTAGACCAAAGACTTAAAGCTGTGGAGCTTAAACAATTAAAAGCTCCTCCATCAGGCTGGGTGAGAGCCATTAGAAATGCGCTTGGAATGAGTTCCAGACAGCTTGCTCAGTTACTGGGGGTAAGCATGTCATCTATCATCCAGCTTGAAAAGCGAGAACCTAAAAAGAATGTGACTTTAGAAATGCTGGAACGGGTTGCGGACAAAATGGAATGTAAGTTGGTTTACGCTTTTGTACCCAAGGATGGTTATGCAAATTTGGAAGACATCATTGACCGTAAAGCGGAAGAAGTAGCTCGTGAGATACTAAATAATGTTGAGCACTCTATGCGATTAGAATTGCAAGGTACCAAAAACTCACAGAAAGAGCTTGAAAAGCTTAAGCAAGAGTTGAAACAAAAAATGGACCCAAGAATTTGGGGACTGGTAAACAATAAATAG
- a CDS encoding ATP-binding protein, giving the protein MDFSFGFKNYKCFGEQINWIEWKPITVLIGKNNSGKSSIIEIIQQLVENKNYTRLIAEKHHKNSNGNVAEPEFFISRKFDKPTLSQAFPPSVSGGDIGMNHGKYADTYVGSEYKYKLISNEKGNLLEIQKQESQAQPFMPDLRTWNSYKLAMERSLLSPLRHKKFHWIIPERQIISEEKTEPPIIYGTGNGLTNAIEIFLNHRNYDEKTVSKYILSGLNAIFNPDYHFTRITTKHESNKYEIFLEENGKLISLSNFGTGIKTVLLVLSILNLTPILECSNPNDYVYVFEELENNLHPQLLRRVLNYIYTKANELSFSVILTTHSNVTIDFFSTKEVSQILHVQNKEGAYCVNKVQTFFDSKNVLIDLDIKPSDLLQANGIIWVEGPSDRILLNKWISEWGKDYNFNEGTHYQIVFYGGRLLSHLSAEDSEENDDLIKMLRINSNAAILIDSDKKIESDTLNSTKQRIIDEFNSFQGFTWITKGKEIENYYPKEVVLRKLCLNDIQDYHNFEPFFAKLNTAQDKLGDKLSRQKTKLATSLIENFDIDTWRNVMDLDKRMTNLISEIKKWNNL; this is encoded by the coding sequence ATGGATTTTTCATTTGGATTTAAAAACTATAAATGCTTTGGAGAGCAAATTAATTGGATTGAGTGGAAACCTATCACTGTACTAATTGGAAAGAATAACTCTGGAAAATCTTCTATTATTGAAATAATTCAACAACTGGTAGAAAACAAAAACTACACTCGTTTGATTGCAGAAAAGCACCACAAAAACTCAAATGGAAACGTAGCCGAACCAGAATTCTTTATTAGTCGAAAATTTGACAAACCAACATTAAGCCAAGCCTTTCCTCCAAGCGTCTCAGGCGGAGACATTGGCATGAATCATGGCAAATATGCTGATACATATGTCGGGAGTGAGTATAAATATAAGCTAATATCGAATGAGAAAGGTAATCTTTTAGAAATCCAAAAACAAGAGTCCCAAGCACAACCCTTTATGCCTGATCTAAGAACTTGGAACAGTTATAAACTTGCAATGGAACGTAGTTTATTATCACCATTAAGACACAAAAAATTTCATTGGATAATACCTGAAAGACAAATTATATCTGAAGAAAAAACAGAGCCTCCTATCATTTACGGAACTGGCAATGGTTTAACAAATGCCATTGAAATCTTTTTGAATCACAGAAACTATGATGAAAAAACAGTCAGCAAATACATCCTTTCAGGTCTTAATGCAATATTCAACCCAGACTATCATTTTACAAGAATTACTACAAAACACGAATCTAATAAATACGAGATCTTTCTTGAAGAAAATGGAAAGCTAATTTCTTTGAGCAATTTTGGCACAGGAATTAAAACTGTATTATTGGTTTTATCTATATTAAATTTAACCCCTATTTTAGAATGCTCTAATCCAAACGATTATGTGTACGTATTTGAGGAGCTCGAAAACAACCTGCACCCTCAACTATTAAGACGCGTTTTGAATTATATTTACACAAAAGCAAACGAACTGTCTTTTTCTGTGATTCTTACAACTCACTCAAATGTAACTATTGATTTTTTTAGCACAAAAGAGGTTTCGCAAATACTTCATGTACAAAACAAAGAGGGGGCATATTGTGTTAATAAAGTTCAAACTTTTTTTGACAGCAAAAACGTTTTAATTGATTTGGACATCAAACCCTCTGATTTATTACAAGCTAACGGTATTATTTGGGTCGAAGGACCAAGTGACAGGATTTTACTTAATAAATGGATTTCCGAATGGGGGAAAGATTATAACTTTAATGAAGGAACGCACTATCAAATTGTTTTCTACGGAGGAAGATTACTTAGCCATTTATCAGCTGAAGATTCAGAAGAAAATGATGATTTAATTAAAATGCTGAGAATTAATTCAAACGCAGCAATTTTGATTGATAGTGATAAAAAAATTGAATCTGACACACTCAACTCCACCAAGCAAAGAATCATTGATGAGTTTAACTCTTTTCAAGGCTTCACTTGGATAACAAAAGGTAAAGAAATCGAAAACTACTACCCTAAAGAGGTTGTGTTAAGAAAACTCTGCCTAAATGATATCCAAGACTACCATAACTTTGAACCCTTTTTTGCTAAGCTCAATACAGCTCAAGATAAACTGGGAGACAAGCTCAGTCGGCAAAAAACTAAGCTTGCAACCTCCCTTATTGAAA